The following proteins are co-located in the Spinactinospora alkalitolerans genome:
- a CDS encoding LLM class flavin-dependent oxidoreductase → MSLKFGLAVMNDFPPDVVPADRIAALREQVRAARDAGISSVWVLQHYLGNMPTLQPVPLLAALARDAGEMALGTNMFILPLRHPVEVAEEFATLDHITGGRAVAGFGMGYRENEFASFGVALEDRIQRYEEGVGLIRSLWSGEPTTFEGKHFRVEDQRIGLEPVQQGGPPIWVGAGPHRTGAHRAARLGDAWIVPPHVTPERLEAVLGHYRAERERLGRGASELVVRRELVLDEDAERARAIGIRARGALTRRYAAFNPPEQGGNYRHLETDKAAEEVADASYLFTDPAGAVAALKELERRGLTYVILRMQWYDLGQEQVLRTLETFRNEVLPAFR, encoded by the coding sequence GTGTCCCTGAAGTTCGGCCTCGCCGTCATGAACGACTTCCCGCCGGACGTGGTGCCGGCCGACCGCATCGCGGCGCTGCGCGAGCAGGTGCGGGCCGCCCGCGACGCGGGCATCTCCTCCGTCTGGGTGCTGCAGCACTACCTCGGCAACATGCCCACGCTCCAGCCGGTGCCGCTGCTGGCCGCACTGGCCCGGGACGCCGGCGAGATGGCGCTGGGCACCAACATGTTCATCCTGCCCCTGCGGCATCCGGTCGAGGTGGCCGAGGAGTTCGCGACGCTCGACCACATCACGGGCGGGCGCGCCGTCGCCGGGTTCGGGATGGGCTACCGCGAGAACGAGTTCGCGTCGTTCGGCGTGGCGCTGGAGGACCGGATCCAGCGCTACGAGGAGGGCGTCGGCCTGATCCGGAGCCTGTGGTCGGGAGAGCCGACGACGTTCGAAGGGAAGCACTTCCGCGTCGAGGACCAGCGCATCGGCCTCGAACCGGTCCAGCAGGGCGGGCCGCCGATCTGGGTCGGTGCGGGGCCGCACCGGACGGGAGCCCACCGCGCGGCGCGGCTCGGCGACGCGTGGATCGTTCCGCCGCACGTCACGCCGGAGCGGCTGGAGGCCGTCCTCGGGCACTACCGGGCCGAGCGCGAACGCCTCGGCCGCGGCGCCTCCGAGCTCGTCGTGCGCAGGGAGCTCGTGCTCGACGAGGACGCCGAGCGGGCCCGCGCCATCGGGATCCGGGCGCGCGGCGCGCTCACCCGCAGGTACGCCGCCTTCAACCCGCCCGAGCAGGGCGGGAACTACCGCCACCTGGAGACGGACAAGGCCGCCGAGGAGGTGGCGGACGCCTCCTACCTCTTCACCGACCCCGCCGGCGCCGTCGCGGCGCTGAAGGAGCTGGAACGGCGGGGCCTGACCTACGTCATCCTGCGGATGCAGTGGTACGACCTCGGCCAGGAGCAGGTGCTCCGGACGCTGGAGACGTTCAGGAACGAGGTGCTGCCCGCGTTCCGCTGA
- a CDS encoding NCS2 family permease: MTKLDETGPQVRDRSDRSWLDRFFFISERGSGIGREVRGGLTTFMAMAYIIVLNPIILGGATDINGDSLNAAQLTTMTALSAGIVTILMGVIGRAPIALAAALGVMAVVAYQAVPLMTWPEAMGLVVWQGIIIILMVVTGIRTAVMNALPHDLKVAIGVGIGLFVALIGLDNAGFLSAGDGKLLQLGADGHLSGWPITVFIIGLLVSGVLLARRVSGAIFYGIITATVIAVVVHQVFGLEPGAWGGGVPEPPDQLLVAPDFGLLLQVDMFGAWSSAGVASAGVILFTLVLAGFFDALGTILAVGDKAGLTDRNGQMPRTNEILAMDGVGAVSGGLTSSSATLVFVESTAGVTEGARTGLASVVTGGLFLVAILFAPVFGMVPAQAASVALVLVGAMMMMGVGRIGWDDITVAIPAFLTISLMAFTFDIANGIGAGIVVYTVLRSAVGRHREVGWLMWVLTGVFAVHFGITGVEHLLGV; encoded by the coding sequence ATGACGAAACTCGACGAAACGGGCCCGCAGGTGCGGGACCGATCGGATCGATCCTGGCTCGACCGGTTTTTCTTCATCAGCGAGCGCGGCTCCGGCATCGGACGAGAGGTCCGCGGCGGCCTCACCACCTTCATGGCGATGGCCTACATCATCGTCCTCAACCCGATCATCCTGGGCGGCGCCACCGACATCAACGGCGACAGCCTGAACGCGGCCCAGCTCACCACCATGACCGCGCTCTCGGCGGGCATCGTCACCATCCTCATGGGCGTCATCGGCCGGGCCCCCATCGCCCTGGCCGCCGCACTCGGCGTGATGGCCGTGGTCGCCTACCAGGCCGTGCCGCTGATGACCTGGCCCGAGGCGATGGGCCTGGTGGTCTGGCAGGGGATCATCATCATCCTGATGGTGGTCACCGGCATCCGCACCGCCGTGATGAACGCGCTCCCGCACGACCTGAAGGTGGCGATCGGCGTCGGCATCGGCCTGTTCGTCGCCCTGATCGGGCTGGACAACGCGGGTTTCCTCAGCGCGGGCGACGGCAAACTGCTGCAGCTCGGCGCCGACGGCCACCTCTCCGGCTGGCCGATCACGGTGTTCATCATCGGGCTGCTCGTCTCGGGCGTGCTGCTGGCGCGCAGGGTCTCCGGCGCCATCTTCTACGGCATCATCACCGCCACCGTCATCGCCGTCGTCGTGCACCAGGTCTTCGGCCTGGAGCCCGGGGCGTGGGGCGGCGGCGTGCCCGAGCCGCCCGACCAGCTCCTGGTGGCCCCCGACTTCGGGCTGCTCCTGCAGGTCGACATGTTCGGCGCCTGGTCCTCCGCCGGGGTGGCCAGCGCGGGGGTCATCCTGTTCACCCTGGTCCTGGCCGGCTTCTTCGACGCGCTGGGCACCATCCTGGCCGTCGGCGACAAGGCCGGCCTGACCGACCGCAACGGCCAGATGCCGCGCACCAACGAGATCCTGGCCATGGACGGCGTCGGCGCGGTCTCCGGCGGCCTCACCAGCTCCTCGGCCACCCTGGTGTTCGTGGAGTCCACAGCGGGGGTCACCGAGGGCGCCCGCACCGGGCTGGCCAGCGTCGTCACCGGCGGGCTGTTCCTGGTGGCGATCCTGTTCGCCCCGGTCTTCGGCATGGTGCCGGCCCAGGCGGCCTCGGTCGCCCTGGTGCTGGTCGGCGCGATGATGATGATGGGCGTCGGCCGGATCGGCTGGGACGACATCACCGTCGCGATCCCCGCGTTCCTGACCATCTCGCTGATGGCGTTCACCTTCGACATCGCCAACGGCATCGGCGCCGGCATCGTCGTCTACACGGTGCTCAGGAGCGCCGTCGGCAGGCACCGCGAGGTGGGCTGGCTGATGTGGGTCCTGACGGGGGTCTTCGCGGTGCACTTCGGCATCACCGGGGTCGAGCACCTGCTCGGCGTCTGA
- a CDS encoding AMP-binding protein, with product MRVYEDLRPRFPDRADWALPTVLRRRAELAPGDVYLDVPEEGRRWTYAETLATAENVARALLADGDPGDRVVIMARNSSAFVFSWLGSALAGMVEVPVNTAYKGDFLTHQVRTSRSRWAVIDDEHAARFIETAEECAGIERFWVIDHGGADEAIAALRAAGLRAERWDGLTAARDGELPEVSPRSLASIFFTSGTTGPSKGVAMPHAQMFFFAAETACLTRLTDADAAMVTTPLFHGNAQFMSAYPALVAGARFVLRTRFSASRWIDQIRESGVTVTNFIGVMMDFVYKQPPRPDDRDNPLRCVFAAPTATSILDDCRKRFGVDAFVEVFGLTETSAPILSPYGEDRPAGAAGLAAAEWFDVRLVDPETDEEVPVGEVGELVVRPKVPWITSMGYYGMPERTAEAWRNLWFHTGDALRRDAEGWYYFVDRYKDALRRRGENISSYEVEQAVLGHGAVAECAVVAVAADVDAGEDEVMACVVTREPVGPEELWTWCDSRLPAFAVPRFLRVVESLPKTPSEKVRKAVLREAGVTADTHDRLAGRERA from the coding sequence ATGCGCGTCTACGAGGACCTCCGGCCCCGGTTCCCCGACCGCGCGGACTGGGCGCTGCCCACGGTGCTGCGCCGCCGCGCCGAACTGGCCCCCGGCGACGTCTACCTCGACGTCCCCGAGGAGGGACGGCGCTGGACCTACGCCGAGACCCTGGCCACCGCCGAGAACGTCGCCCGCGCGCTGCTCGCCGACGGCGACCCCGGCGACCGGGTGGTCATCATGGCCCGCAACTCCTCGGCCTTCGTCTTCAGCTGGCTGGGCAGCGCCCTGGCCGGCATGGTCGAGGTGCCCGTCAACACCGCCTACAAGGGCGACTTCCTCACCCACCAGGTGCGCACCTCGCGGTCGCGCTGGGCGGTCATCGACGACGAGCACGCCGCCCGCTTCATCGAGACGGCCGAGGAGTGCGCCGGGATCGAGCGGTTCTGGGTGATCGACCACGGCGGTGCCGACGAGGCGATCGCCGCGCTGCGCGCCGCCGGCCTGCGGGCCGAGCGCTGGGACGGCCTCACCGCCGCCCGCGACGGCGAACTGCCCGAGGTGTCGCCCCGCTCACTGGCCTCCATCTTCTTCACCTCCGGCACCACCGGCCCCTCCAAGGGCGTGGCGATGCCGCACGCGCAGATGTTCTTCTTCGCCGCGGAGACCGCCTGCCTGACCAGGCTCACCGACGCCGACGCCGCCATGGTGACCACCCCCTTGTTCCACGGCAACGCCCAGTTCATGTCGGCCTACCCCGCGCTGGTGGCCGGAGCCCGGTTCGTCCTGCGCACGCGCTTCAGCGCCAGCCGGTGGATCGACCAGATCCGCGAGTCCGGGGTCACCGTCACCAACTTCATCGGCGTGATGATGGACTTCGTGTACAAGCAGCCCCCGCGGCCCGACGACCGGGACAACCCGCTGCGCTGCGTCTTCGCGGCCCCCACCGCCACCTCGATCCTGGACGACTGCAGGAAGCGCTTCGGCGTCGACGCCTTCGTCGAGGTCTTCGGCCTCACCGAGACCTCGGCGCCGATCCTGTCGCCCTACGGCGAGGACCGCCCCGCCGGCGCGGCCGGGCTCGCCGCGGCCGAGTGGTTCGACGTGCGCCTGGTGGACCCCGAGACCGACGAGGAGGTCCCGGTCGGCGAGGTGGGCGAGCTGGTCGTGCGGCCCAAGGTGCCCTGGATCACCAGCATGGGCTACTACGGCATGCCCGAGCGCACCGCCGAGGCGTGGCGCAACCTGTGGTTCCACACCGGTGACGCGCTGCGCCGCGACGCCGAGGGCTGGTACTACTTCGTCGACCGCTACAAGGACGCGCTGCGCCGGCGCGGCGAGAACATCAGCTCCTACGAGGTCGAGCAGGCGGTGCTCGGCCACGGCGCGGTCGCCGAGTGCGCGGTCGTCGCCGTCGCCGCCGATGTCGACGCCGGCGAGGACGAGGTCATGGCCTGCGTGGTCACGCGCGAGCCGGTCGGCCCCGAAGAGCTGTGGACATGGTGCGACTCCCGGCTGCCGGCCTTCGCCGTCCCGCGCTTCCTGCGCGTCGTGGAGAGCCTGCCCAAGACGCCTTCGGAGAAGGTGCGAAAGGCGGTCCTGCGCGAGGCGGGCGTCACCGCCGACACCCACGACCGGCTGGCCGGGCGCGAACGCGCATGA
- a CDS encoding FadR/GntR family transcriptional regulator: MVVANRARPQKTAMIIAQRIVADMKDQSLTAGDKLPSERIMLDEYNVGRGTLREALRYLELQGALTLKPGPGGGPVVASPDSTHLAANLMLLLQFAQAPYRVIMEARSAFEPVMATLAADRMDDDAVARLADSVTTMRDNIEDRVIFLEANKGFHDIIAWSSGNALFGHLVDAILGMLDGTVLGIDYPAHRRSAILEAHERVYRALSARDSAQAGEAMRDHILEYVRYAEVKYPDLLTQEVSWSQVMG; encoded by the coding sequence GTGGTAGTTGCGAACCGGGCGCGACCCCAGAAGACGGCGATGATCATCGCGCAGCGCATCGTCGCCGACATGAAGGACCAGAGCCTCACCGCCGGCGACAAGCTGCCGTCGGAGCGCATCATGCTCGATGAGTACAACGTCGGGCGGGGGACCCTGCGGGAGGCCCTGCGCTATCTGGAGCTCCAGGGGGCCCTGACCCTCAAGCCGGGGCCGGGCGGCGGGCCGGTCGTGGCCAGCCCCGACTCCACCCACCTCGCGGCCAACCTGATGCTGCTTCTGCAGTTCGCCCAGGCGCCCTACCGGGTCATCATGGAGGCCCGCAGCGCCTTCGAGCCGGTGATGGCCACCCTCGCCGCCGACCGGATGGACGACGACGCCGTCGCCCGCCTGGCCGACTCCGTCACGACCATGCGCGACAACATCGAGGACCGCGTGATCTTCCTGGAGGCCAACAAGGGCTTCCACGACATCATCGCCTGGTCCTCCGGCAACGCGCTCTTCGGGCACCTCGTCGATGCCATCCTGGGCATGCTCGACGGCACGGTCCTGGGCATCGACTACCCCGCCCACCGCCGCAGCGCGATCCTGGAGGCCCACGAAAGGGTCTACCGGGCGCTGAGCGCGCGCGACTCCGCCCAGGCCGGCGAGGCGATGCGCGACCACATCCTCGAATACGTCCGCTACGCCGAGGTGAAGTACCCCGACCTGCTCACCCAGGAGGTCTCCTGGAGCCAGGTGATGGGCTAG
- a CDS encoding aminotransferase-like domain-containing protein, which produces MSVDPESHRQPSPQGSRIDPYVGAYAARAQGMVASEVRALFAVASRPEVVSLAGGMPNVSALPLESISEIVRQVVTDQGATALQYGSAQGDPVLRERICEVMSLEGIEAAADDVIVTVGSQQALDLITRVFVDPGDVVLAEAPTYVTAINTFAAFQADIRHVAMDDDGVIPEALEENLADLTAAGHRVKFFYTVPNFQNPAGVTLTAERRRRVLEICHRYGLLVLEDNPYGLLRYEGEPVRALRADAPDNVIYLGSFSKTLSPGFRIGWALAPSAVRAKLVLAAESAMLSHSTFNQMVVGRYLAAHPWREQIKDFNEMYRGRRDAMMGALEALMPAGTTWTRPQGGFFVWVTLPEGLDAKSMLPRAVNERVAYVPGTGFYAGDDGHRNMRLSFCYPTPEQIREGVRRLVGVIEAETALRDTFGSASAPPTGGSDVPAPDLP; this is translated from the coding sequence GTGTCCGTTGATCCCGAATCCCACCGGCAGCCCTCGCCGCAGGGCTCGCGCATCGACCCCTACGTCGGCGCCTACGCCGCACGGGCACAGGGCATGGTGGCATCGGAGGTCCGGGCACTGTTCGCCGTCGCGTCCCGCCCCGAGGTGGTCTCCCTCGCCGGCGGCATGCCCAACGTCAGCGCGCTGCCGCTGGAGTCCATCAGCGAGATCGTGCGCCAGGTCGTCACCGACCAGGGGGCCACGGCCCTGCAGTACGGCTCGGCCCAGGGCGACCCGGTGCTGCGCGAGCGGATCTGCGAGGTCATGAGCCTCGAGGGCATCGAGGCCGCCGCCGACGACGTCATCGTCACCGTCGGCTCCCAGCAGGCGCTCGACCTGATCACCCGCGTCTTCGTCGACCCGGGCGACGTGGTCCTGGCCGAGGCGCCCACCTACGTCACCGCCATCAACACCTTCGCCGCCTTCCAGGCCGACATCCGGCACGTCGCCATGGACGACGACGGCGTCATCCCCGAGGCGCTGGAGGAGAACCTCGCCGACCTGACCGCCGCCGGGCACCGGGTGAAGTTCTTCTACACCGTCCCCAATTTCCAGAACCCCGCCGGCGTCACGCTGACCGCCGAGCGCCGGCGGCGGGTGCTGGAGATCTGCCACAGGTACGGGCTGCTGGTGCTGGAGGACAACCCCTACGGCCTGCTGCGCTACGAGGGCGAGCCGGTGCGGGCGCTGCGCGCCGACGCCCCCGACAACGTCATCTACCTGGGATCCTTCTCCAAGACGCTGTCGCCGGGGTTCCGGATCGGCTGGGCGCTGGCCCCCTCGGCGGTGCGCGCCAAGCTCGTGCTGGCCGCCGAGTCGGCGATGCTCAGCCACTCCACCTTCAACCAGATGGTCGTGGGCCGCTACCTCGCCGCCCACCCCTGGCGGGAGCAGATCAAGGACTTCAACGAGATGTACCGCGGGCGCCGCGACGCGATGATGGGCGCGCTGGAGGCGCTCATGCCGGCCGGCACCACCTGGACCCGGCCCCAGGGCGGCTTCTTCGTCTGGGTGACGCTGCCGGAGGGGCTGGACGCCAAGTCCATGCTGCCGCGCGCGGTCAACGAGCGGGTCGCCTACGTGCCGGGGACCGGCTTCTACGCCGGCGACGACGGCCACCGCAACATGCGCCTGTCGTTCTGCTACCCCACGCCCGAGCAGATCCGGGAGGGCGTGCGGCGCCTGGTGGGCGTCATCGAGGCCGAGACCGCGCTGCGTGATACGTTCGGCAGCGCCTCCGCGCCGCCGACCGGCGGCAGCGACGTGCCGGCCCCCGATCTCCCTTGA
- a CDS encoding enoyl-CoA hydratase/isomerase family protein, with amino-acid sequence MGDPEEDVRIERRGRAAWIRLNRPERRNAFDGAMARSVVAAIEDCADSGVIVLTGEGRSFCAGGYLARMEDPDPREVRAMYEGSLDLVDAVRTSPRPVIAAVNGAAAGGGNELVVACDLAIASSRATFGQTGPRVGSAPVLGGTNVMSVQIGEKRAKELSFLCRRYTAAEALDMGLVNAVADPDELEAVVEEWAAELLALSPRYLEIAKISSNLWWNSARDSFRSGIGMLAQAVGSADMLEGARAFMEKRPPRFEPPFTGPREH; translated from the coding sequence ATGGGAGATCCAGAGGAAGACGTGCGGATCGAACGGCGCGGCCGCGCCGCCTGGATCCGGCTGAACCGGCCCGAGCGGCGCAACGCCTTCGACGGCGCGATGGCGCGATCGGTGGTCGCGGCGATCGAGGACTGCGCCGACAGTGGCGTCATCGTGCTCACCGGAGAGGGCAGGAGCTTCTGCGCCGGCGGCTACCTGGCCCGGATGGAGGACCCCGACCCGCGCGAGGTGCGCGCCATGTACGAGGGGTCCCTCGACCTCGTCGACGCGGTCCGCACCTCCCCCCGGCCGGTGATCGCCGCCGTCAACGGGGCTGCGGCCGGCGGCGGCAACGAACTGGTCGTGGCCTGCGACCTGGCGATCGCCTCCAGCAGGGCCACCTTCGGCCAGACCGGTCCCCGCGTCGGCAGCGCCCCGGTCCTCGGCGGCACCAACGTCATGTCGGTGCAGATCGGGGAGAAGCGCGCCAAGGAGCTGTCCTTCCTCTGCCGGCGCTACACGGCCGCCGAGGCCCTGGACATGGGGCTGGTCAACGCGGTCGCCGACCCCGACGAGCTGGAGGCCGTGGTCGAGGAGTGGGCGGCGGAGCTCCTCGCGCTCAGCCCGCGCTACCTCGAGATCGCCAAGATCAGCTCCAACCTGTGGTGGAACAGCGCCCGCGACTCGTTCCGCAGCGGGATCGGCATGCTCGCCCAGGCCGTCGGCAGCGCCGACATGCTCGAAGGCGCCCGCGCCTTCATGGAGAAGCGGCCGCCCCGCTTCGAGCCCCCGTTCACCGGCCCGAGGGAGCACTGA
- a CDS encoding acyl-CoA dehydrogenase family protein — MSAFELSEEQQHLKETAARLAADVYAPHAAEWDRERTFLPAEERLRLGKLGLLGIALPEEYGGSGAPLMDALIVVEELAKVCRPAAFQVFEANTGPARVVALMGTEEQKQRFLPGIAGGEATMAVGISEPDAGSAATDMTTSARKVGGEFVVNGTKRWISGGGHAEYYLLYARMDEAPGHRGIGAVVVEADTPGLTFGPQEQLMGFRGIPSCDLIFDDARVPVENMVVEPGGFRDLFRAFSIERLGNATMSLAIGQAALDRSARYVREREQFGKPLAEFQTVQSILADMLIQVESARLLIHRAAANAGTGLPDPLEASLAKCHANEMAKRVSDLGMQLHGGNGYTEEFGLERLHRDAHGWAIAGGTPAMQRVRIASQMLGRRFGQR; from the coding sequence GTGAGCGCCTTCGAGCTCAGCGAGGAACAGCAGCACCTCAAGGAGACGGCCGCACGCCTGGCCGCGGACGTCTACGCCCCGCACGCCGCCGAATGGGACCGCGAGCGGACCTTCCTGCCCGCCGAGGAGCGCCTGCGCCTGGGCAAACTGGGACTGCTCGGCATCGCCCTGCCCGAGGAGTACGGCGGCTCCGGCGCTCCCCTCATGGACGCCCTGATCGTGGTGGAGGAGCTGGCCAAGGTCTGCCGGCCGGCCGCCTTCCAGGTCTTCGAGGCCAACACCGGGCCGGCGCGGGTCGTCGCGCTCATGGGCACCGAGGAGCAGAAGCAGCGCTTCCTGCCCGGGATCGCCGGCGGCGAGGCGACCATGGCGGTGGGCATCTCCGAGCCCGACGCCGGATCGGCGGCGACCGACATGACCACGAGCGCCCGCAAGGTCGGCGGCGAGTTCGTGGTCAACGGGACCAAGCGCTGGATCTCCGGCGGCGGGCACGCCGAGTACTACCTGCTCTACGCCCGCATGGACGAGGCCCCCGGCCACCGGGGCATCGGCGCCGTCGTGGTCGAGGCCGACACCCCGGGCCTGACCTTCGGCCCGCAGGAGCAGTTGATGGGCTTCCGCGGCATCCCCTCATGCGACCTGATCTTCGACGACGCCCGGGTACCGGTGGAGAACATGGTCGTCGAGCCCGGCGGGTTCCGCGACCTGTTCCGCGCGTTCTCCATCGAGCGGCTGGGCAACGCCACGATGAGCCTGGCCATCGGGCAGGCCGCGCTCGACCGCAGCGCGCGCTACGTGCGGGAGCGCGAGCAGTTCGGCAAACCGCTCGCCGAGTTCCAGACCGTCCAGTCCATCCTGGCCGACATGCTCATCCAGGTGGAGAGCGCCCGGCTGCTGATCCACCGGGCCGCCGCCAACGCCGGAACCGGCCTGCCCGACCCGCTGGAGGCGTCGCTGGCCAAGTGCCACGCCAACGAGATGGCCAAGCGGGTCAGCGACCTCGGCATGCAACTGCACGGCGGCAACGGCTACACCGAGGAGTTCGGCCTGGAACGCCTGCACCGCGACGCGCACGGCTGGGCGATCGCCGGAGGCACCCCCGCGATGCAGCGCGTCCGGATCGCCTCGCAGATGCTGGGGCGCCGGTTCGGCCAGCGGTAG
- a CDS encoding D-alanine--D-alanine ligase family protein codes for MADLDRVLVLAGGMSPEHEVSLRSGRRVAEALRRLGIEVQIADAGSGLLGRLAGDSPQVVFPVLHGASGEDGSIREILELSGVPYVGARPQACRAAFAKPIAKALVAERGIAVPRGVALPKSIFHDLGAPAVLERVVDALGLPLFVKPDQGGSAFGATAVNTAQELSAALVSCFAYSDTALIEERVDGTEIAVGVLDLGEGPFALPAVEIVPDGGVYDYSARYTAGRTEFFSPARLGEEVAAAAAEAAITAHRALGLRDVSRTDLIVGADGRVRFLEVNVAPGMTDTSTLPLAVQAADLDFAVVCRELAHRALLRG; via the coding sequence GTGGCCGATCTCGACCGGGTGCTCGTGCTGGCGGGCGGGATGTCCCCCGAGCACGAGGTGTCGCTGCGCTCGGGGCGGCGGGTGGCCGAAGCCCTGCGCCGTCTGGGTATCGAGGTGCAGATCGCCGACGCGGGTTCGGGGCTGCTGGGCAGGCTCGCCGGCGATTCGCCGCAGGTGGTGTTCCCCGTCCTGCACGGCGCCTCCGGCGAGGACGGCTCCATCCGCGAGATCCTGGAGCTCAGCGGCGTGCCCTATGTGGGCGCGCGGCCCCAGGCGTGCCGGGCCGCCTTCGCCAAGCCGATCGCCAAGGCGCTGGTCGCCGAGCGCGGCATCGCCGTGCCGCGCGGCGTGGCGCTGCCCAAGTCGATCTTCCACGACCTGGGCGCGCCCGCGGTGCTGGAGCGCGTCGTCGACGCGCTCGGCCTGCCGCTGTTCGTCAAGCCCGACCAGGGCGGCTCGGCGTTCGGCGCCACCGCGGTGAACACGGCCCAGGAGCTGTCGGCGGCGCTGGTGAGCTGCTTCGCCTACAGCGACACCGCGCTGATCGAGGAGCGCGTGGACGGCACCGAGATCGCCGTCGGCGTGCTCGACCTCGGCGAGGGGCCGTTCGCGCTGCCGGCCGTGGAGATCGTGCCCGACGGCGGGGTCTACGACTACTCCGCGCGCTACACCGCCGGCCGCACCGAGTTCTTCAGCCCGGCGCGGCTGGGGGAGGAGGTCGCCGCTGCGGCGGCCGAGGCGGCGATCACCGCGCACCGGGCGCTGGGCCTGCGCGACGTCTCCCGCACCGACCTGATCGTCGGCGCCGACGGCCGGGTGCGGTTCCTGGAGGTCAACGTCGCCCCCGGCATGACCGACACCTCCACCCTCCCGCTGGCCGTGCAGGCGGCCGACCTCGACTTCGCGGTGGTCTGCCGCGAACTGGCCCACCGGGCCCTGCTGCGCGGCTGA
- a CDS encoding Mut7-C RNAse domain-containing protein, giving the protein MDQPELRVRFAAELRFFLPPRHRRVDLRVAHDATSSLGHVVESAGVPLPEVGRMLVDGEEVPPSHRPGPGATVDVHAVRRPQEVPFSAPRFVLDVHLGALARRLRLVGVDTAYRNDRDDDALVDQANEEQRVLLTQDRRLLHRRRLRAGAYVRGADPDRQFDDVLDRFAPPLAPWSRCTACNGAVLPVRKEDVADMLEPGTRANYDTFAQCRDCGRLYWPGAHHRRLAALVAAAGETVSRRAAP; this is encoded by the coding sequence ATGGACCAACCGGAACTGCGCGTGCGCTTCGCCGCCGAACTGCGGTTCTTCCTTCCGCCGCGGCACCGGCGCGTCGACCTGCGCGTCGCCCACGACGCGACGTCGTCGCTGGGGCACGTGGTCGAGTCGGCCGGCGTCCCGCTCCCCGAGGTCGGCCGCATGCTCGTCGACGGCGAGGAGGTCCCGCCGTCGCACCGGCCCGGTCCCGGCGCCACCGTGGACGTCCACGCGGTGCGGCGGCCGCAGGAGGTGCCGTTCTCCGCGCCGCGCTTCGTCCTGGACGTCCACCTCGGCGCGCTGGCGCGGAGGCTGCGGCTGGTCGGCGTGGACACCGCCTACCGCAACGACCGCGACGACGACGCCCTGGTCGACCAGGCCAACGAGGAGCAGCGGGTGCTGCTGACCCAGGACCGCCGGCTGCTGCACCGCAGGCGCCTGCGGGCCGGGGCCTACGTCCGCGGCGCCGACCCGGACCGGCAGTTCGACGACGTCCTCGACCGCTTCGCGCCGCCGCTGGCCCCGTGGAGCCGCTGCACGGCCTGCAACGGGGCGGTGCTCCCGGTGCGCAAGGAGGACGTCGCCGACATGCTGGAGCCGGGCACCCGGGCGAACTACGACACCTTCGCCCAGTGCCGCGACTGCGGGCGGCTCTACTGGCCCGGCGCCCACCACCGGCGGCTCGCGGCCCTCGTCGCCGCGGCCGGGGAGACCGTCTCGCGCCGGGCGGCCCCGTGA